The window CCTTTATTGCTTCTTTTTCCAGCCATAACTTATGGGTTTCAGACCACAACTTTTTTTTTTTGCTCTCATTTAACAGCCCACATTCGGATTTTACTTCCAGGCTGTTTGCTGTGCATTTTAGTACTTCAATCTCACCATCTAGGTGACCAAACTTTTTATTACTCCACACTTTTAAAGCCTCTTTGACCTTTTTGAGCTTGTTTCTAAACACACAATCTTTGCGTCTATTGACATTAATCGGTTCATTCCATGCATCCCTAAGAACTTGTTCTATGTTGTCTTCATCAAACCACGCATCAAAGATTTTAAAAGGTTTAGGACCGAAATTCATCTCAATATCAGACAACATGATAGGGCAATGGTCGGAATGTTTCCTATCCATTGCAATAGCCGAGATACTATTCCAATTTGAATAGAAAACTTCCGAAACCAAAAACCTATTCAATTTGCTAAATTTGAGCCCATCGTCACTCATGCGAGTGAACAATCTACCACCTAGTGGTATCTCGATCAAACTATTatccaaaataaaatcattaaaccTTTTTGCTCTAACTTCGATGAATTCACAGTTAAATCTTTCCTCCTTTTCACGGACTTCGTTAAAATCGCCGCATAGTAACCATGCTTCTTCTCTTTTACCACTTAACATTCTTGACAAAGAATCCCATAACGCTTGCTTTTTTAAGTCATCGTGTGGTCCGTAAATATTAATAACATTCAAAAACGGCCCACTATCACCTGCGTCTTTCCATTTGCCTCTAACCCCAATGACCGAATCCCACATAAACGTACCTAATGCCACGAATTTACTAGTATCCCAAACCAACAATTGACCCCCCGATTGACCAACTTTTTGTTTCTGCAAAAACTCGCAGTCCAGGTTACCCCAAAGTGAACTAACCTATCCAAAGTTAACGGTATTCAGTTTTATTTCTTGAAGTGCCAAAAAACATGGTTTTTCTTTTGAAACAATACTTCTAACCCAAACGAATTTACTTTTCCCATTCGCAACCCTAAATCCTctaatatttaatgaaataaacttCATCATAAAAATCAGAGACGAACGATGTATGAGGCAAAACTTACTGATTAGAAGGAAGCTTTTCCTTTCACTTAAGACCAATCTTCTTTCCGTAATTTCGGATTTCATCAGACTGGAATGAGTTCATCGAGTTACCTTCGGCCTTTCTCGAGTTAGAAACCTTACTCTTTTCAGCACAGGATGAACATTTGGATCGCAATTGTTCGTCATTCTTGTATCTTCTTGCATTGTTCTTTAAGTTCATCATCCTTGAAGAAGACTTCCATTTACGAATACTAGACCAACAACACTGCTTTTTTTGGAAGATCCCCCTCTTTCAATTTCATGTTTTGATCGCCAATTTTACCTTTACGTTTTTGATTTTGACTGGACTTTGCCAGTGAGCCCTTCGACCCctcttttaatctttttgattcccTAATTTTATCTGGGTGTTCATCCCTGATTTTGAAACCTGAGCTACCTGTATTAATATTTCCAGTAAGTGGGCTTTCAACCACATGGCCCGAATCTATTCCAGCAGGCCCACCTTTATTTGATCTTGGGCTTTGGTTAACTCCCTCAACTGCTACCTCTTCATTTGGGCCATTATATTGATATTGGGCTGAAGGACTTGTGCTATGTGTTTCGGGATCATTAACAGCATCTTTACCTATATCTGTATTGGAAAAAGGAACATTAGCACGAGGGCTGTTAATATGAATCTCGGGAACCTGAATACAGTCAACATGCACCGTATCATCATTAAATTGTTCTTGGGAGTCGCCCTCTGATCCCAAGCATCCTGACTCTTCGTCTTCGACCCTAACACTGGGAATTTTCTGATTACCGGAATTCTCACCTCCACTGTTACCAGGCATCTTCTCAGTTTCAAACTTGCAATTCaactcgacatcatcatcatcagaatCACATAAAAAATCATCCGCATCATCTTCTGAATTCCAATATGCATCTTCCACGAAATCCTCATCATCTTGGTTGGATTTAACTGATTTTTCAGACCCttcctcttcttcttcatcttcttcatcgctGCACATGTTTATATGGACATGTTTGCTTGGATCTTCCTGAACGTATGCATTGATCGTATAATTCCCTTTGATAAGACTGACTTTTCCTGCTATAATACCTGGCTCACGCATGTTAATGAGGACATTACCAGAGATAAGATtctggtggtcatggctaatatcaCAGTTAACCGTGTCAATGACATTTCCCCAATGACTGGCAATATCCTTGAAAGTACCTTCATTCCAGCATGACACTGGAACCCCCATAACCTCAACCCAAACAAGTC of the Rutidosis leptorrhynchoides isolate AG116_Rl617_1_P2 chromosome 5, CSIRO_AGI_Rlap_v1, whole genome shotgun sequence genome contains:
- the LOC139850001 gene encoding uncharacterized protein encodes the protein MQEDTRMTNNCDPNVHPVLKRVRFLTRERPKVSSLWGNLDCEFLQKQKVGQSGGQLLVWDTSKFVALGTFMWDSVIGVRGKWKDAGDSGPFLNVINIYGPHDDLKKQALWDSLSRMLSGKREEAWLLCGDFNEVREKEERFNCEFIEVRAKRFNDFILDNSLIEIPLGGRLFTRMSDDGLKFSKLNRFLVSEVFYSNWNSISAIAMDRKHSDHCPIMLSDIEMNFGPKPFKIFDAWFDEDNIEQVLRDAWNEPINVNRRKDCVFRNKLKKVKEALKVWSNKKFGHLDGEIEVLKCTANSLEVKSECGLLNESKKKKLWSETHKLWLEKEAIKVSMLQQKARVRWILDGDENSKYFHSTIKRKNNQSNIRGLNINGTWNVNPGDIKTEIFEHFKRVFESTNLDRPCLDELKYPTLSDVEAESLELPFNAKEIHEAILECGST